In Humulus lupulus chromosome 6, drHumLupu1.1, whole genome shotgun sequence, a single genomic region encodes these proteins:
- the LOC133781710 gene encoding uncharacterized protein LOC133781710: protein MSNSITTCPLGQHCIQHSSHPHLLLLVDTTDTIYKGVNVRYFACRSKSSPSESSDGGVYYGCNRCEYFLHKQCIDQLPQEIQTSHHPNHNRLFLLMKRHKYCKCSTCGNTDKDALYFECPQCDFQLCLECGVSGGTRTIKYEDHPHLLSFMEKINNAVEQCNAYTCLKQSIMCNTEEFHKTNSSKFQCLDCDFKLHLLCGPLPSIIKHDSHMHSLDLVDLFIEDNSGEYYCDVCEEERNPRIRVYCCRKCKYIAHVHCVISEVINVLKGDLRDVKLKVLGEDLWEFPKEIDHAASPLTLRDLIHKLTHQDEIHFLKNHFNWDEGDEVSTTTTEVEPEDDNIDEVLKFSNLTEFDFLLFIFGEFYSTFNKRKLRIKSSDLAWTLIDIKGYSIPLYLASPMKALLHKYGDISRGGGRRYIQSSSLIQDITPRRYYSQELKSMGFFFVCKVMKEMHTTLVIDITKHLLQQWHHYLYFVEGADFNVDFLMASLENITINFYYQQVSKVLHMNFPMKIEKKKDAMQKKMAELQKKIEEYNAGLEKRKELHESSRKEKSMKQGLENAMKVNWKLASDIRLLNKSLYKV, encoded by the exons ATGTCAAACTCTATAACAACATGCCCTTTAGGCCAACATTGCATTCAACATTCAAGTCATCCCCACTTGCTACTACTTGTTGACACAACAGATACTATTTATAAAGGTGTTAATGTTAGATACTTTGCATGCCGATCCAAGAGCTCACCATCAGAATCATCAGATGGTGGAGTTTATTATGGCTGCAATAGATGTGAGTATTTTCTTCATAAACAATGCATTGACCAATTACCACAAGAAATCCAAACCTCTCACCATCCTAATCACAACCGTCTCTTCCTTCttatgaaaagacacaagtattGTAAATGTAGCACTTGTGGAAATACAGACAAAGATGCCTTATATTTCGAATGTCCTCAATGCGATTTCCAGTTGTGTTTAGAATGTGGAGTGAGTGGAGGAACAAGAACCATTAAATATGAAGATCATCCACATCTTCTTTCCTTTATGGAGAAAATAAACAATGCAGTTGAACAATGCAATGCCTATACCTGTTTGAAGCAATCAATCATGTGCAATACCGAGGAATTCCATAAAACAAATTCCTCCAAATTTCAATGTTTGGATTGTGATTTCAAACTTCATTTATTATGTGGTCCATTACCTTCTATCATAAAACATGACAGTCATATGCACTCCTTAGATCTTGTTGATTTGTTCATTGAGGATAACTCTGGTGAATATTACTGCGacgtttgtgaagaagaaagaaatcCACGAATACGTGTTTACTGCTGTCGGAAGTGCAAATATATCGCTCACGTACACTGTGTTATCTCTGAG gtcatAAATGTATTAAAAGGAGATCTTAGAGAtgtgaaattgaaagtgttggGAGAAGATCTTTGGGAATTTCCTAAAGAGATTGATCATGCTGCATCTCCTTTGACCTTAAGGGATTTGATACATAAATTAACTCATCAAGATGAGATACACTTTTTGAAGAATCATTTTAACTGGGATGAGGGAGACGAAGTGAGTACAACGACTACTGAAGTTGAGCCTGAAGATGATAATATTGATGAGGTTCTAAAATTTTCTAATTTAACAGAATTTGATTTCTTGTTATTTATCTTCGGAGAGTTTTATTCCACCTTTAACAAAAGGAAGTTGAGAATAAAATCTAGTGATCTAGCGTGGACACTTATTGACATTAAAGGTTATTCCATACCTTTGTATTTGGCATCTCCTATGAAAGCTTTGCTTCACAAATATGGAGATATTAGTAGAGGTGGTGGAAGACGATATATTCAGTCGAGTTCTTTGATTCAAGACATTACTCCAAGAAGATATTATTCCCAAGAATTGAAGAGCATGGGGTTTTTCTTTGTATGTAAAGTGATGAAAGAGATGCATACCACTTTGGTGATAGACATCACTAAACATCTTCTTCAACAATGGCATCACTACTTATACTTTGTAGAAGGGGCTGACTTCAACGTGGATTTTCTAATGGCATCTCTAGAGAATATCACAATAAATTTCTACTATCAACAAGTAAGTAAAGTACTTCACATGAACTTCCCAAtgaaaatagagaagaagaaagatGCCATGCAGAAGAAGATGGCTGAACTACAGAAGAAGATTGAAGAGTACAATGCTGGACTTGAGAAGCGCAAGGAACTCCATGAGTCTTCTAGAAAAGAGAAATCCATGAAACAGGGCTTGGAAAACGCAATGAAAGTCAACTGGAAGTTAGCAAGTGACATTCGCTTATTGAACAAATCCTTGTATAAAGTGTAG
- the LOC133783827 gene encoding uncharacterized protein LOC133783827 isoform X1: MVYHNMYLIVIALVSHSAVSIPRSPAVLTLNATNHKQWIENITMNLTFMKVDLALRIDAPSKPADDATEKDKKSYEDWEHSNHCCLMLMRYHMDESIRDSIPKSENAKDFLAAIKEKYKKFSKNEKNEHLNMLHHTVYDGSGDIRAHIDKLMGHYHKLKAMDMDLGEDYMVWLVMENIPSQFDSIRSSYNAQKEQWTVGEMSAILAKEEEDMRKGRARSISMVTNPNNPHKRKFTSNNSSDQKHPKKKANHPKGNGQASSSSTGHKNEFFKGKCNFCQCFGHKKADCRKLKAHLEKKGSDKPKKTE; the protein is encoded by the exons atggtttatcataacatgtatttaatagttattgctcttgtttctcattcagctgtaagcattcctagatctcctgccgtcttgacgctgaatgcaaccaaccacaagcagtggattgaaaatatcacgatgaacttgaccttcatgaaagtggacttggccttgagaattgatgcaccatctaagcctgctgatgatgctactgagaaggataagaaatcttacgaggactgggaacactccaatcattgttgcttgatgcttatgagatatcacatggacgaatccattcgtgatagtattcccaagtctgagaatgcaaaggattttcttgctgccattaaggaaaagtataagaaattctcaaagaatgagaagaatgaacacttgaacatgctgcatcacactgtttacgatggttcaggtgacatcagggctcacattgacaagctcatgggccactatcataaacttaaggccatggatatggaccttggtgaggattacatggtgtggttAGTGATGGAGAATATTCCATCTCAGTTTGATTcaatcagatcaagctacaatgctcagaaggagcaatggactgttggggagatgtctgctattcttgccaaggaagaggaggacatgagaaaaggtagggcaagaagtatctccatggtgacgaacccaaacaatcctcacaagagaaagttcacttCCAACAACTCTAGTGACCAAAAGCATCCTAAGAAGAAAGCCAACCATCCTAAGGGAAATGGGCAAGCTAGCTCATCTTCAActggtcataagaatgagtttttcaaagggaagtgCAACTTTTGTCAATGCTTTGGGCATAAGAAAGCTGATTGTCGAAAGCTCAAAGCTCACTTAGAGAAGAAAG gcagtgaCAAACCGAAGAAGACCGAGTAG
- the LOC133783827 gene encoding uncharacterized protein LOC133783827 isoform X2, giving the protein MNIGDSMSAVSIPRSPAVLTLNATNHKQWIENITMNLTFMKVDLALRIDAPSKPADDATEKDKKSYEDWEHSNHCCLMLMRYHMDESIRDSIPKSENAKDFLAAIKEKYKKFSKNEKNEHLNMLHHTVYDGSGDIRAHIDKLMGHYHKLKAMDMDLGEDYMVWLVMENIPSQFDSIRSSYNAQKEQWTVGEMSAILAKEEEDMRKGRARSISMVTNPNNPHKRKFTSNNSSDQKHPKKKANHPKGNGQASSSSTGHKNEFFKGKCNFCQCFGHKKADCRKLKAHLEKKGSDKPKKTE; this is encoded by the exons atgaacattggagactcaatgtcag ctgtaagcattcctagatctcctgccgtcttgacgctgaatgcaaccaaccacaagcagtggattgaaaatatcacgatgaacttgaccttcatgaaagtggacttggccttgagaattgatgcaccatctaagcctgctgatgatgctactgagaaggataagaaatcttacgaggactgggaacactccaatcattgttgcttgatgcttatgagatatcacatggacgaatccattcgtgatagtattcccaagtctgagaatgcaaaggattttcttgctgccattaaggaaaagtataagaaattctcaaagaatgagaagaatgaacacttgaacatgctgcatcacactgtttacgatggttcaggtgacatcagggctcacattgacaagctcatgggccactatcataaacttaaggccatggatatggaccttggtgaggattacatggtgtggttAGTGATGGAGAATATTCCATCTCAGTTTGATTcaatcagatcaagctacaatgctcagaaggagcaatggactgttggggagatgtctgctattcttgccaaggaagaggaggacatgagaaaaggtagggcaagaagtatctccatggtgacgaacccaaacaatcctcacaagagaaagttcacttCCAACAACTCTAGTGACCAAAAGCATCCTAAGAAGAAAGCCAACCATCCTAAGGGAAATGGGCAAGCTAGCTCATCTTCAActggtcataagaatgagtttttcaaagggaagtgCAACTTTTGTCAATGCTTTGGGCATAAGAAAGCTGATTGTCGAAAGCTCAAAGCTCACTTAGAGAAGAAAG gcagtgaCAAACCGAAGAAGACCGAGTAG